A stretch of the Nicotiana tabacum cultivar K326 chromosome 6, ASM71507v2, whole genome shotgun sequence genome encodes the following:
- the LOC107770272 gene encoding putative F-box/LRR-repeat protein At3g18150, producing METTTIEVLHDCLIRKIVSYLTFKEAAKMSILSKTWLQAWLTHPNLEFTVDYRHDMKMVDKVMERYRDRKIPIDKFELSSDSSSLEDIEKWLGIALQNGVKDCRFHGLACPLPIFIILAAKSLKELVLTRCNLRSVCLSSGVANLYLEKLSLSSIFLTEGMLQTLLTNCPLIVSFVIDSCYGLDKIELRNLQKIRSVSITKSSRKRVKIQAPTLEHFSYYQLSVEKLDIVECKNLKSLELSYVTLSGGFLEHLISGFQFLEYLVIVCLGKGSERFNILSRSLRVLKIEDCEGVGEIDTPNLESVEYIGDQIPRLKITKTSSQLKHSQIVLHCQNNLNVVWFYELRRFLSNLTSWSQVSLHFSKCHEINRKELKQHDRVALPQVNVLDVDIKSSGNCPTFIDALLWSCHPKRLNLSSTVKMIICFIDRLTYSKNSSHSNSHESKPMRSQLKEVKAYKFDWKNQPVELKSGELAIRSLTESEKVYFLLDW from the coding sequence ATGGAGACAACTACAATTGAAGTATTGCATGATTGCCTCATTCGCAAAATAGTATCCTACCTTACTTTTAAAGAAGCAGCTAAGATGAGCATTCTCTCCAAAACATGGCTACAAGCCTGGTTGACTCATCCCAACTTGGAATTCACAGTTGATTATCGCCACGACATGAAAATGGTGGATAAAGTCATGGAGAGATATAGGGACAGAAAAATCCCTATTGACAAGTTTGAATTATCATCAGATTCTAGTTCTCTTGAAGATATTGAGAAGTGGCTCGGAATAGCTCTTCAGAATGGTGTTAAAGATTGTAGATTTCATGGCTTAGCATGCCCCTTGCCTATTTTCATAATCTTGGCAGCAAAATCTTTAAAAGAATTGGTTCTGACACGTTGCAACCTACGGAGTGTTTGTTTATCTAGTGGTGTGGCGAACCTTTATTTGGAGAAGCTATCTTTATCATCTATCTTTTTGACTGAAGGCATGCTTCAAACTCTACTCACTAATTGTCCCTTGATTGTCAGTTTCGTCATTGATAGTTGTTATGGGTTGGATAAGATCGAGCTGCGGAATCTTCAAAAGATCAGGTCAGTTTCCATAACAAAAAGCAGTCGAAAACGTGTTAAAATCCAAGCACCAACTCTTGAACACTTTTCTTATTATCAGTTGTCTGTGGAAAAATTGGATATTGTTGAATGTAAGAATTTGAAATCTTTAGAACTATCATATGTGACTCTATCTGGTGGTTTTCTCGAGCACCTTATCTCTGGATTCCAATTCCTTGAGTATTTGGTAATAGTGTGCCTTGGTAAAGGGTCGGAAAGGTTTAACATTTTGAGTCGATCTCTAAGGGTATTGAAGATTGAGGATTGTGAGGGTGTAGGAGAAATTGATACTCCAAATTTGGAATCAGTTGAGTATATTGGAGATCAAATTCCAAGGCTCAAAATTACGAAAACGTCAAGCCAATTGAAGCACTCACAGATTGTTCTTCACTGTCAGAACAATTTAAATGTTGTGTGGTTTTATGAGTTGAGAAGGTTCCTGTCAAACTTGACCTCTTGGTCTCAAGTTTCCCTTCATTTTTCCAAATGCCATGAGATAAATAGGAAAGAATTGAAACAGCACGATAGAGTTGCTCTCCCCCAAGTGAACGTTTTAGATGTAGATATAAAATCATCCGGGAATTGCCCAACTTTTATAGATGCTTTGCTATGGAGTTGTCATCCCAAGAGACTCAACCTATCATCAACGGTCAAAATGATTATATGTTTCATCGATCGTTTAACGTATTCGAAGAATTCAAGTCATTCTAATTCTCATGAAAGCAAGCCTATGCGTAGTCAATTAAAAGAAGTAAAAGCCTACAAATTTGACTGGAAAAATCAACCTGTGGAACTCAAAAGTGGGGAGCTAGCGATAAGGAGCCTTACGGAGAGTGAGAAAGTTTATTTTTTATTAGATTGGTGA